GCCGATCCATTCCGACTCCTGGCTCCTGACTCCTGACTCCTTTGCCCGAATTGGGCTTTCAGGTTCACCTGGCTAGTTTTACATGGGTTATAGCATTTTTTTTATTCAACGTCCGGACAGTAGTGAGGATGTATAGGAAGAAAGGTTAATCGATCTTTTCCCTCAGCAGGTCTTCGACGGCATCGAGGATTTTTTCAGCTATCTTCTCTTTACTCATCAGGGGCAGATGGATGAGTTTTTGCTGTGAATCGATGATGGTCACGATGTTGGTATCTCGTTCAAAGCCAGCCCCTTCCTGGGTTATATCGTTGGCACAGATAAGGTCCAGGTTTTTTTCTTTGAGTTTGGTCATTGCATTGGCCACGACATTCTCGGTTTCAGCGGCGAATCCGACCAGGATGTGGTGTTTTTTTATCTGACCTAAATGCTTTAAGATATCGGGAGTAGCCTCCAATTCAAGGGAGGCGGTTGATGATCCGGCCTTCTTGATCTTCTGGCTGGCCTGGTGAAGTGGTTTGAAATCACAGACCGCCGCTGCCATGATGGTGACCGAAGAGGAGGGGAAATGCTGCTCGACGGCCTGCATCATCTCGCGGCTCGTCACTACCGGAAGGTATTCGATGCCGGAATCAGGAGGGGGAAGAGATGTCGGGCCGCTGATCAGGGTGACTCTGGCGCCTCGCCGCAAAGCGGCCCTGGCCAGTGCAAATCCCATCTTGCCCGAAGATCCGTTGCTGAGATACCTGACCGGGTCGAGATATTCTCTGGTAGGACCGGCCGTGATAACCACTTTGCGCTGACGAAGCGGGCTTTTTCCCCCGAGCCTTTGCACCACACGATCAAGGATATCCTCGATCGGCGCTAATCTTCCCTTCCCGCTTTCCCCACAGGCCACTTCGCCCACAGCCGGTTCAATGATCCCCACTCCCTCAGCTTCCAGTATCCGGAGATTCCTTTGAACGAAGGGGTTGGCATACATGGCCGGATTCATGGCTGGAGCCAGCAGAACGGGTGAGCGCAGAGACAGAAAGAGCGAAGTCAGGAAGTCGTCGGCAATTCCGGCGGCGAATTTTCCAATCACATTGGCGGTAGCCGGAGCTACCAGCAGTAAATCAGCCTTGTGCGCCAGTGCAATATGCTCCGGCCTGAATTCAGCGGCTGTGTCGAACAGGGTTATAACCGTCTTTTGCCCTGAAAGGGTCTGAAAGGTGAGGGGAGAGATAAATTCAGCAGCGTTTCGGGTCATCACTACGGTCACGGCAGCCCCCAGACGGCGAAGCCCTCTCAGTATCTCGACCGCTTTATAGGCAGCGATACTTGCGGTCACTCCCAGAACGACCTCTTTTTGAGCTAACATTTGCTTTCAGGTATCTCGCTGCTCTCGGATGGCAATGGTTCCATATGCCTATGCCCGTCCGGGTCCATTTCTTCCTGATCCTGTGGCTGCTCATCCGGTTCCATCGTTTCAACGGGCAAGCCTTTACTCCAGGTATAACGAACCTTCCCGGCCTTTAATTCCTCCAGAGCCAGCGTGGTAGATTTGGTGGATTTTGATTTAACCAGCGCTACCTGATTCGGGCTCAAGCCTCTTGCCTTGGCCTCACCTGCAATCTGTTTACTTCTTTTAGCCGCAGCAATTACCAGTTGAAACTTTGATTTCAACTGGGTCTTGGATCCTTGCTGAGGAGATTCTGTCATTCTTTTGCCTCCCTGTATCTGTTCCGGATAAATTGCTTACTCCATTTCGCCTAATGAGTAATAGTGCTCTCCAGCAATTATGGCAATAAAAGTTCCTGTACGACAGACCTCATCTTGCCAGGTCTGCAATGCTCCGCTAAAATAATGGCTTTGACTTTCTCAACCACTTCTTCCAGGTCATTGTTCACCACCAGATAGTCGTACTCCCGGCAGCTTTGGACCTCTTTCCGGGCAGTATTCAGCCGGTCTTCTACCTCCTGATCCGTTTCCGTTTTTCTGCTTCGCAATCGCTCCTCAAGAACCTGCCAGGAGGGGGGGAGAAGAAAAATAAAGATTGCCCCCCGCATCTTCTCGTGCAATGTCCTGGCCCCCTGGACATCGATGTCCAGAAGGATATCCTTTTTATCCTGCAAGGCGGCGATGATAGGCTCCTTCGGCGTTCCATAGAAATTCTGATGCACCATCGCCCACTCGAGCAGCGATTCGTTCTCGATCTTTTTCTGAAAAACCTCGTGAGACACAAAGAAATAATCCCGGCCATTCACCTCGCCAGGCCTTGGCGGACGCGTGGTACAGGAAATCGAATAATAAAGGTTTTGAAGACGGGAGAGCAGAATATTGCGTAATGTTGTCTTCCCCACGCCTGAAGGAGCTGAGATTACAAAAACAGCAGATTCATAGCTTTGAAGGTCCAATTCCATGGGACAGGTAGTTATATGCTTGAAGTTTCGAGGCCAATCCTCTGCGAAATCGTCTCAGGCTGCACGGCAGAAAGAATGATATGGCCACTGTCAGTGATAATAATGGATCGTGTACGCCGGCCATGAGTGACATCAATGAGCTTTCCGCTCTCTCTGGCATCCTCCTTGAACCGTTTCATCGGCGCTGAATTCGGAATAGCGATAGCAACGATCCTTGAGGCAAAAACAATATTCCCAAAACCGACATTGATCAACTGATTATTACTGCTCAACTGATTTCTCCCATACATAGGCGAGTAGACAAGAGCGTCTCTCCCGGAGGTTTATTCGATGTTTTGGATCTGCTCCCGGATTTTTTCCAGCTCACCTTTGATTTCAACCACTTTTTGAGAAATATCCGCACTATTGGACTTGTATGACAGAGTGTTTACTTCCCGATGGATTTCCTGCAGCAGAAAGTCCAGCTTGCGGCCCATCGGCCCATCAGATGCCAGGAATTCCTTCATTTGGCTGAAATGGCTTTTGATTCTGGTCAACTCTTCCGTGACGTCGAGTTTTTCGGCTACCATCACGATCTCCTGCTCCAGACGTCCGGGCTCCACGGACAGCTCCGGAAAATGCTCGGCAATCCGGGCAGACAACTGATCCCGGTATTCCCTGACCAGCATCGAGGTTTTTTCCTGGATGGAGCTGATAATGGTTTCGATATACTCAACTCTGTGCTGGATGTCAGCACACAGTGACTTTCCTTCACTCGCTCTCATGCTTTGAATCGAGACAAGCACCTGCTGCACAGCCTGTTCGATGAGCGGCCAATGCATATCTCCGTTCCCATTTAAGCTGGATTCCTGAACTTCAATGATATCACGGATAAAAGGGGTCATCGAGGATAGACTGACCTCTTCTTTGATCTCCAGATGATTGCATAATCCGAGAAGAGCCTGATAATATTTGGAGGCATTCTCGAAATTGATCTGCAATTGAGCCGTATCGCTCTGTTTATTCAGGGAGATATATAAATCGATCTTTCCCCGCTGGAAAAAGGACATAACCATATCGCGGATTTTTTTCTCCAGGCTGCTGAGAGATGCGGGCAATTTGATAGAGACATCGCAAAATCGGTGATTCAAGGATCTGCCTTCTACGGAGATGGTTACTCCATCCCCTTGAGCTGTTCCGCAGCCATATCCGGTCATACTTACAATCATTTACTCGTCTCCTGCTTGTTCCCTTACGGATTAATTTTACCAGTTTGACCAAAGATGATATATTATTACTATAGCAATGTCAATGGATTTTACACAATTTATCCATTGACCGTCTTGACATTCACTTGTAGGTATACTATGCTTTATATTTTATACGATTAAATTTCGCCGGTATGACTTCATCATCCAGAGCCTTTTTGACCGCTTACGACGCTTACGCTTATGCTTATATGAAAGATGTTACTGTAAAAACCGCTTTTGGCTTCATCGTGACCGTCACCCTGGCCTTTTGTTCCCTCACGGCAGCGGCATCCTCCCCTTCTTACCTTAAGGATGTCCGTTATTCCTCCTCACCAAACGGTTCTACCCGGGTAGTCCTCGATCTTTCGCAGGCTATCAGCTTTACCAGCCAGCTGGCCGATGATCAGCAGTCAGTTTTTATCGTCCTGAAAGATTGTGAAGACAGGTCGCACAAAGATGCCATGATGCTCAAAAGTCCCCTGGTCAGACAGGTGCGGATCAATAACCAGGAGGAATCCCGCAGTCTCGTGGTCCGGATTTCCCTGAACCGGATGGTTGACTATAAGATTTTCACCCTTAAGCCCGAACTGGATAAACCCCACCGGATCGTTCTGGACTTTTTTCAGCCGAAGGACCACCAGGAGCTCCAGCCAAAGGTCACCGAGGTTGAGCCAGGAGACATTGGAGCGAAGCCAGGGGGCATTGGGGCAGAGCCAAAGGTCATCGGGGTGGAGAAAAACCATGAGCAGGGAGATAATGATGGCCGGGGGAAGGGGGACAGGGATATCAAACAGGAAAACATCAAGCGGGAGGAGAGCAATACCAGGGCGGGAAAAAAGAAGGTCGTGGTCATTGATCCGGGACATGGCGGAGAGGACCCCGGAGCTATCGGCAGTAATGGAACCAGGGAAAAAGATGTCGTTTTGCAGCTTGCCAGGGAGCTTAAAAGCTACCTTAACCAGCACTTTCCGGAAATCCAGGTCCATCTGACCCGCGACGGGGATTATTTCATTCCCCTTCGCAAACGGATTCTCATTGCCCATCGACACCATGCGGACCTGTTTATCAGCCTTCACGCCAATGCCAGCAGGAAAAAGGATGTGCAGGGAGCTTCCGTTTACTATTTATCCGAAACCTCCGCCAGTGACCGGGCCTCACGGCTGCTGGCCGCCAGAGAGAACTCTTCGGACCTCATTGCCGGCGTCAAACTCAGTAAGGATAAGGAAGTCAATACCATCCTGATCGACCTGGTGCAAACCTATACCACCAGCGAGAGTATCAGGATC
This window of the bacterium genome carries:
- the coaBC gene encoding bifunctional phosphopantothenoylcysteine decarboxylase/phosphopantothenate--cysteine ligase CoaBC, translating into MLAQKEVVLGVTASIAAYKAVEILRGLRRLGAAVTVVMTRNAAEFISPLTFQTLSGQKTVITLFDTAAEFRPEHIALAHKADLLLVAPATANVIGKFAAGIADDFLTSLFLSLRSPVLLAPAMNPAMYANPFVQRNLRILEAEGVGIIEPAVGEVACGESGKGRLAPIEDILDRVVQRLGGKSPLRQRKVVITAGPTREYLDPVRYLSNGSSGKMGFALARAALRRGARVTLISGPTSLPPPDSGIEYLPVVTSREMMQAVEQHFPSSSVTIMAAAVCDFKPLHQASQKIKKAGSSTASLELEATPDILKHLGQIKKHHILVGFAAETENVVANAMTKLKEKNLDLICANDITQEGAGFERDTNIVTIIDSQQKLIHLPLMSKEKIAEKILDAVEDLLREKID
- the rpoZ gene encoding DNA-directed RNA polymerase subunit omega, which produces MTESPQQGSKTQLKSKFQLVIAAAKRSKQIAGEAKARGLSPNQVALVKSKSTKSTTLALEELKAGKVRYTWSKGLPVETMEPDEQPQDQEEMDPDGHRHMEPLPSESSEIPESKC
- the gmk gene encoding guanylate kinase, coding for MELDLQSYESAVFVISAPSGVGKTTLRNILLSRLQNLYYSISCTTRPPRPGEVNGRDYFFVSHEVFQKKIENESLLEWAMVHQNFYGTPKEPIIAALQDKKDILLDIDVQGARTLHEKMRGAIFIFLLPPSWQVLEERLRSRKTETDQEVEDRLNTARKEVQSCREYDYLVVNNDLEEVVEKVKAIILAEHCRPGKMRSVVQELLLP
- a CDS encoding DUF370 domain-containing protein: MYGRNQLSSNNQLINVGFGNIVFASRIVAIAIPNSAPMKRFKEDARESGKLIDVTHGRRTRSIIITDSGHIILSAVQPETISQRIGLETSSI
- a CDS encoding YicC/YloC family endoribonuclease: MIVSMTGYGCGTAQGDGVTISVEGRSLNHRFCDVSIKLPASLSSLEKKIRDMVMSFFQRGKIDLYISLNKQSDTAQLQINFENASKYYQALLGLCNHLEIKEEVSLSSMTPFIRDIIEVQESSLNGNGDMHWPLIEQAVQQVLVSIQSMRASEGKSLCADIQHRVEYIETIISSIQEKTSMLVREYRDQLSARIAEHFPELSVEPGRLEQEIVMVAEKLDVTEELTRIKSHFSQMKEFLASDGPMGRKLDFLLQEIHREVNTLSYKSNSADISQKVVEIKGELEKIREQIQNIE
- a CDS encoding N-acetylmuramoyl-L-alanine amidase — translated: MTSSSRAFLTAYDAYAYAYMKDVTVKTAFGFIVTVTLAFCSLTAAASSPSYLKDVRYSSSPNGSTRVVLDLSQAISFTSQLADDQQSVFIVLKDCEDRSHKDAMMLKSPLVRQVRINNQEESRSLVVRISLNRMVDYKIFTLKPELDKPHRIVLDFFQPKDHQELQPKVTEVEPGDIGAKPGGIGAEPKVIGVEKNHEQGDNDGRGKGDRDIKQENIKREESNTRAGKKKVVVIDPGHGGEDPGAIGSNGTREKDVVLQLARELKSYLNQHFPEIQVHLTRDGDYFIPLRKRILIAHRHHADLFISLHANASRKKDVQGASVYYLSETSASDRASRLLAARENSSDLIAGVKLSKDKEVNTILIDLVQTYTTSESIRICNATLDGLHSSGFHNKGVKCANFAVLKSPSIPSALLEIGYITNRQDEKKLISQEFQRQIARQIGKSVWVCLMGGMHEEPTSPESPDVHGKAKAEADTPRF